One Kineosporia corallincola DNA window includes the following coding sequences:
- a CDS encoding acyltransferase family protein: MTASDIASDTYDRTLKPISEAPLESGIPDRPGTGGTTPAPAVPHRFTALDGLRGLAAVVVVIFHLRREFRDLGVPDAVDRMITGGYLMVDLFFVLSGFVLARTMLRTRGGRDALLFAQLRVRRFMPLHLTGWVIALSGVAFVALCQGMTLFHPRATPAFAADDTTAWAWLSSALLLQGFTGPQFAGYPAAWSLSIELWTNVLLVAVIAVLPSAALRRRVGPAALLAGAVLLTLTPAEAENSVGTVAFARGLAGLGAGVVTYELYLLFSRREPAHEAGGTVRWAAPVGMVSLLLLGLACWEREIVRDLRFLPVLPVAMLLVLSLALPSGGPAQWLLNTAVVRWLGSRSFAVYALHGPVLMTVGLGPELAGLDPDAPRVAGFVVVTGLLVTLVAAGIGHRYVERAWAPRRAAHRQVTHPQVAGKQTAGQQVAGRQVPEQRRVRA; the protein is encoded by the coding sequence ATGACCGCCTCCGACATCGCGTCGGACACGTATGACCGCACCCTGAAACCGATTTCAGAGGCTCCTCTGGAATCCGGCATCCCGGACCGGCCCGGCACCGGCGGCACCACCCCGGCTCCCGCCGTGCCGCACCGCTTCACGGCCCTCGACGGCCTGCGCGGGCTGGCCGCGGTGGTGGTCGTGATCTTCCACCTGCGCCGCGAGTTTCGCGATCTCGGCGTTCCCGACGCGGTGGACCGGATGATCACCGGCGGCTACCTGATGGTCGACCTGTTCTTCGTGCTCAGCGGATTCGTGCTGGCGCGCACCATGTTACGCACCCGTGGTGGTCGCGACGCGCTGCTGTTCGCCCAGCTGCGAGTGCGCCGGTTCATGCCGCTGCACCTGACCGGCTGGGTAATCGCCCTGTCGGGAGTCGCTTTCGTGGCCCTCTGCCAGGGGATGACCCTGTTCCACCCACGCGCCACCCCGGCATTCGCCGCCGACGACACCACTGCCTGGGCCTGGCTGTCGAGCGCACTGCTGCTCCAGGGTTTCACCGGCCCGCAGTTCGCCGGCTACCCGGCGGCCTGGTCGCTGTCGATCGAACTGTGGACCAATGTTCTGCTCGTCGCGGTGATCGCCGTTCTGCCCTCGGCCGCACTGCGTCGCCGGGTCGGCCCGGCCGCTCTCCTGGCCGGGGCGGTGCTCCTGACCCTCACTCCGGCTGAAGCCGAGAACAGCGTCGGAACAGTCGCTTTCGCACGGGGCCTGGCCGGCCTCGGGGCCGGTGTCGTGACCTACGAGCTGTACCTGCTGTTCAGCCGGCGTGAGCCGGCGCACGAAGCGGGCGGCACCGTGCGCTGGGCCGCCCCGGTCGGCATGGTGTCGCTGCTGCTGCTCGGGCTGGCCTGCTGGGAACGCGAGATCGTGCGCGACCTGAGGTTCCTGCCGGTGCTGCCGGTGGCGATGCTGCTCGTGCTGAGTCTGGCCCTGCCCTCCGGCGGGCCGGCGCAGTGGCTGCTGAACACGGCCGTGGTGCGATGGCTGGGCAGCCGGTCGTTCGCGGTGTACGCATTGCACGGCCCGGTCCTGATGACCGTGGGGCTGGGGCCGGAGCTGGCCGGGCTGGATCCGGACGCGCCGCGGGTGGCGGGATTCGTCGTCGTCACCGGGCTGCTGGTCACGCTGGTCGCGGCCGGGATCGGGCACCGCTACGTGGAACGGGCCTGGGCGCCGCGACGAGCGGCCCATCGGCAGGTGACTCATCCGCAGGTGGCCGGGAAGCAGACGGCCGGGCAGCAGGTGGCCGGGCGGCAGGTGCCGGAACAGCGCCGGGTGCGGGCCTGA
- a CDS encoding GNAT family N-acetyltransferase, with the protein MEHEIRVLTDAQEVGRSLEVFLTAMVGLQRPDSDQQHEFMEPGRTVGAYVAPERLVGTASSFTSWMMVPGGKKVPQAAVTDVGVLPTHTRRGLAGALVRHQLEQCLGRGEVLASLRASEATIYERWGFGIASNVAQVEISVPRAQFRDGVPRGGDVRLVDLRERADQDLLAKIYLGANWVGAIDRPSYWWRAKAHMRELSKDHHYAVVHGIPGHEDGFAVYTPEDATAWFRSRDRGIVVGDFVTTTTRAHFGLLRYLLSIDLLQRVILDPMPVDHSIEKLFTDERAVTSHGARDETWLRLVDVEAALGARTYRAPGQVILEVRDDLLRQNTGRYLVSAQGVARTEQPPDITLDVGQLACAYLGGTEFWQLAQAGRIAVHKDAQLAVADHLFGLRRAPFGGTMF; encoded by the coding sequence GTGGAACACGAGATCAGGGTGCTCACCGACGCCCAGGAGGTCGGCCGCTCGCTGGAGGTCTTCCTGACCGCCATGGTCGGGCTCCAGCGGCCGGACAGCGACCAGCAGCACGAGTTCATGGAGCCGGGACGCACGGTCGGCGCCTACGTGGCACCGGAACGGCTGGTCGGCACCGCCAGCTCGTTCACCAGCTGGATGATGGTGCCCGGCGGGAAGAAGGTGCCGCAGGCGGCGGTCACCGACGTCGGCGTGCTGCCGACGCACACCCGGCGCGGCCTGGCCGGGGCGCTGGTGCGGCACCAGCTGGAGCAGTGCCTGGGCCGCGGCGAGGTCCTGGCCAGCCTGCGGGCCAGTGAGGCGACGATCTACGAGCGCTGGGGCTTCGGCATCGCCAGCAACGTGGCGCAGGTCGAGATCTCGGTGCCGCGGGCGCAGTTCCGCGACGGCGTGCCGCGGGGCGGCGACGTGCGGCTGGTCGACCTGCGCGAGCGCGCCGACCAGGACCTGCTGGCGAAGATCTACCTGGGGGCCAACTGGGTCGGGGCGATCGACCGGCCCAGCTACTGGTGGCGGGCCAAGGCACACATGCGCGAGCTGAGCAAGGACCACCACTACGCCGTGGTGCACGGAATCCCGGGCCACGAAGACGGTTTCGCGGTCTACACGCCCGAGGACGCCACCGCCTGGTTCCGCTCGCGCGACCGCGGCATCGTGGTCGGCGACTTCGTGACCACCACCACGCGAGCGCATTTCGGCCTGCTGCGCTACCTGCTGTCGATCGACCTGCTCCAGCGGGTGATCCTCGACCCGATGCCGGTGGACCACTCGATCGAGAAGCTGTTCACCGACGAGCGGGCGGTCACCTCCCACGGTGCCCGGGACGAGACCTGGCTGCGGCTGGTCGACGTGGAGGCCGCGCTGGGCGCCCGCACCTACCGGGCGCCCGGCCAGGTGATCCTGGAGGTGCGCGACGATCTGCTGCGGCAGAACACCGGCCGTTACCTGGTGTCGGCGCAGGGGGTGGCCCGCACCGAGCAGCCGCCGGACATCACCCTCGACGTGGGCCAGCTGGCCTGTGCCTACCTGGGCGGCACGGAGTTCTGGCAGCTGGCCCAGGCCGGCCGGATCGCCGTGCACAAGGACGCCCAGCTGGCCGTCGCCGACCACCTGTTCGGCCTGCGGCGGGCCCCGTTCGGCGGCACGATGTTCTGA
- a CDS encoding copper resistance CopC family protein gives MLWLRVSGALRAATVVTVAGTSLFVTAGAGFADTDDGPEPRVIGFSPARQVVQFAPYAVSVTFSTPLRESGASMSIRTVDGEVGTGKVVTRAATLRRSVIEGAPNGVYTIEWEAVAKNGRKMAGTFGFTAGHPNDDPLITGVPAASSPESSPESSAGAAGGSPAVKDPWADDGDAVVVAPAPADDGSVPEGRSPYRFPLLAFGLGSLLVIASGLVSRRHRRVERERPVVRTRRGVYSV, from the coding sequence ATGCTGTGGCTGAGAGTGAGCGGCGCGCTGCGCGCCGCGACCGTCGTGACGGTTGCCGGGACGTCCCTTTTCGTTACAGCGGGAGCGGGTTTCGCCGATACCGACGACGGTCCGGAGCCGCGGGTGATCGGCTTCAGCCCGGCACGGCAGGTGGTGCAGTTCGCCCCGTACGCCGTCTCGGTCACCTTCAGCACGCCTCTGCGCGAGTCCGGGGCCTCGATGAGCATCCGGACCGTGGACGGCGAGGTGGGCACCGGAAAAGTGGTGACCCGGGCCGCAACCCTGCGGCGATCCGTGATCGAGGGTGCCCCCAACGGTGTTTACACGATCGAGTGGGAGGCGGTGGCGAAGAACGGCCGGAAGATGGCCGGTACCTTCGGTTTCACCGCCGGGCACCCGAACGACGACCCGCTGATCACCGGGGTCCCGGCCGCGTCGTCCCCGGAATCGTCCCCGGAATCGTCTGCCGGTGCGGCCGGCGGTTCCCCGGCGGTCAAGGACCCCTGGGCGGACGACGGTGACGCGGTCGTGGTGGCCCCGGCCCCGGCCGACGACGGTTCGGTGCCGGAAGGCCGCTCCCCGTACCGGTTCCCGCTGCTGGCGTTCGGGCTCGGGTCGCTGCTGGTGATCGCCTCCGGGCTGGTCAGCCGGCGGCACCGGCGGGTGGAGCGGGAGCGGCCGGTCGTGCGCACCCGGCGCGGCGTCTACTCGGTCTGA
- a CDS encoding helix-turn-helix transcriptional regulator: MADTSRRLLTLLSLLQTPREWSGPELAERLGVSTRTIRHDVERLRSLGYPVDATRGSVGGYRLGAGAALPPLLLEDDEAVAIALSLRTAAGGAVSGLSGLDESALRALTKLQRVLPARLGRRVDALAGYTVRVTGAAPPGPAVDPAVLTLLASACRDRERVRFTYADHAGTPSRRAAEPHRLVSWGRRWYLVAWDLDRDDWRTFRADRITGPQGVGARFAGREVPGGDAAAFVRRGARAVRWPVTARLRVHEQATTVSERLGTSAESVESDGDDSCIVTIGGSDPESMAPWLGLIGADFEVLDPPELATAVGLLAERFRRAGGS, encoded by the coding sequence ATGGCCGACACCTCCCGGCGACTGCTCACCCTGCTGTCCCTGCTCCAGACCCCGCGTGAGTGGTCCGGTCCGGAGCTGGCCGAGCGGCTGGGCGTCAGCACCCGCACCATCCGGCACGACGTGGAGCGGCTGCGATCGCTGGGCTACCCGGTCGACGCGACCCGGGGTTCGGTGGGTGGTTACCGTCTCGGGGCGGGTGCGGCTCTGCCTCCCCTGCTGCTGGAGGACGACGAGGCGGTGGCGATCGCGCTCAGCCTGCGCACGGCGGCGGGCGGGGCGGTGTCGGGCCTGTCCGGCCTGGACGAGAGCGCGCTACGGGCCCTGACCAAGCTCCAGCGGGTGCTGCCGGCCCGGCTCGGCCGCCGGGTGGACGCCCTGGCCGGCTACACGGTGCGGGTGACGGGTGCGGCCCCGCCCGGGCCGGCCGTGGACCCGGCGGTGCTCACCCTGCTGGCCTCGGCCTGCCGCGACCGGGAGCGGGTGCGCTTCACCTACGCCGACCACGCCGGCACCCCGTCCCGCCGGGCGGCGGAGCCGCACCGCCTGGTCAGCTGGGGACGGCGCTGGTACCTGGTGGCGTGGGACCTGGACCGGGACGACTGGCGCACCTTCCGCGCGGACCGGATCACCGGGCCACAGGGCGTGGGAGCCCGGTTCGCCGGGCGCGAGGTGCCGGGCGGTGACGCGGCGGCGTTCGTGCGGCGCGGCGCCCGGGCGGTGCGGTGGCCGGTGACGGCGCGGCTGCGGGTGCACGAGCAGGCCACGACGGTGAGCGAGCGGCTGGGCACCTCGGCGGAGTCGGTGGAGTCCGACGGCGACGACAGTTGCATCGTCACCATCGGCGGCTCCGACCCGGAGTCGATGGCGCCCTGGCTGGGGCTGATCGGCGCGGACTTCGAGGTGCTCGACCCACCCGAGCTGGCGACGGCGGTCGGTCTGCTGGCCGAGCGGTTTCGGCGTGCGGGCGGTAGCTGA